The following are encoded in a window of Primulina eburnea isolate SZY01 chromosome 4, ASM2296580v1, whole genome shotgun sequence genomic DNA:
- the LOC140830715 gene encoding protein ABCI12, chloroplastic isoform X1 has protein sequence MSCLGSSAPASIATQSVLSPMNSKLLSCHPKLLLVNPSLSSFRTFKFPRIILNQILQHRHLCKRLRYHVKCSANDNNETTGGPKNWEKWIPTNLFAAEKVFGAIAGTTSSPLAQYISSPTTFLHTVDPRIKMAWLLALVILPARSDTTIRLWIVIYLALLSVWVQPTEVWMDQLGRVSLLCGILFVFLGLSTDSAPSLLCSRNPPSSLTRLPTLPVSFERYRYVIMKLGPLLLTRKGLSAATTAACLTFTIFQSASLCLTTTTSEQLAFALQWFIRPLSRLGVPVSEVILTLLLSLRFINLVFDEVRNVALGIISRRIRWKELTTLETIDVFFSYIRRIFKNIYSHAEQISQAMIVRGFRGDCDSHKVLLTAGASTLIANIVSLFCLVGLIGATTLSR, from the exons ATGTCCTGCTTAGGTTCTTCCGCTCCAGCTTCCATCGCTACCCAATCCGTCCTCTCACCCATGAATTCGAAGTTGCTTAGTTGCCACCCAAAATTACTTCTCGTGAATCCATCTCTTTCTTCATTCCGCACTTTTAAGTTTCCTCGAATAATCTTGAACCAAATATTACAACACCGCCACCTCTGTAAAAGATTAAGATACCATGTGAAGTGTAGCGCAAATGACAACAATGAAACAACTGGGGGCCCTAAAAACTGGGAAAAATGGATTCCCACGAATCTTTTTGCTGCTGAGAAAGTGTTTGGAGCCATAGCTGGAACAACTTCTAGTCCCCTTGCTCAGTACATATCTTCTCCCACCACTTTTTTGCACACTGTAGACCCCAGAATCAAGATG GCATGGCTACTTGCGCTTGTTATTTTACCAGCAAGATCAGATACAACAATTCGTCTGTGGATAGTTATCTATCTTGCCTTATTGTCCGTGTGGGTTCAGCCTACTGAGGTGTGGATG GATCAATTGGGAAGAGTGTCTCTGCTCTGTGGTATCTTATTTGTATTCTTGGGGCTTAGTACTGATAGTGCACCTTCCCTTCTGTGTTCAAGAAACCCACCATCTTCACTGACAAGATTGCCGACTCTTCCAGTATCTTTTGAACGTTATAGATACGTGATAATGAAGTTGGGTCCCCTATTACTAACCCGTAAAGGCCTTTCAGCAGCTACTACAGCAGCATGTTTAACATTTACA ATCTTCCAAAGTGCAAGTCTTTGTTTGACAACAACAACATCAGAGCAGCTTGCATTTGCTTTGCAATGGTTCATTCGCCCTCTGTCTCGCCTTGGTGTCCCGGTGTCTGAAGTCATACTTACTCTCCTGCTTTCATTAAGATTCATCAATCTAGTGTTTGATGAG GTCCGCAATGTGGCTTTAGGAATTATATCTCGCAGGATAAGATGGAAAGAGTTGACGACGCTAGAGACAATTGATG TTTTCTTCTCATATATTCGTCGGATCTTCAAAAATATTTACAGCCATGCAGAACAGATATCCCAG GCAATGATCGTGAGAGGATTTCGAGGAGACTGTGATTCTCACAAAGTACTCTTGACGGCTGGCGCATCTACATTGATAGCTAACATTGTTTCTCTATTTTGTCTTGTTGGTCTAATAGGTGCTACAACTTTGTCCAGATAG
- the LOC140830715 gene encoding protein ABCI12, chloroplastic isoform X2 has translation MSCLGSSAPASIATQSVLSPMNSKLLSCHPKLLLVNPSLSSFRTFKFPRIILNQILQHRHLCKRLRYHVKCSANDNNETTGGPKNWEKWIPTNLFAAEKVFGAIAGTTSSPLAQYISSPTTFLHTVDPRIKMAWLLALVILPARSDTTIRLWIVIYLALLSVWVQPTEVWMIFQSASLCLTTTTSEQLAFALQWFIRPLSRLGVPVSEVILTLLLSLRFINLVFDEVRNVALGIISRRIRWKELTTLETIDVFFSYIRRIFKNIYSHAEQISQAMIVRGFRGDCDSHKVLLTAGASTLIANIVSLFCLVGLIGATTLSR, from the exons ATGTCCTGCTTAGGTTCTTCCGCTCCAGCTTCCATCGCTACCCAATCCGTCCTCTCACCCATGAATTCGAAGTTGCTTAGTTGCCACCCAAAATTACTTCTCGTGAATCCATCTCTTTCTTCATTCCGCACTTTTAAGTTTCCTCGAATAATCTTGAACCAAATATTACAACACCGCCACCTCTGTAAAAGATTAAGATACCATGTGAAGTGTAGCGCAAATGACAACAATGAAACAACTGGGGGCCCTAAAAACTGGGAAAAATGGATTCCCACGAATCTTTTTGCTGCTGAGAAAGTGTTTGGAGCCATAGCTGGAACAACTTCTAGTCCCCTTGCTCAGTACATATCTTCTCCCACCACTTTTTTGCACACTGTAGACCCCAGAATCAAGATG GCATGGCTACTTGCGCTTGTTATTTTACCAGCAAGATCAGATACAACAATTCGTCTGTGGATAGTTATCTATCTTGCCTTATTGTCCGTGTGGGTTCAGCCTACTGAGGTGTGGATG ATCTTCCAAAGTGCAAGTCTTTGTTTGACAACAACAACATCAGAGCAGCTTGCATTTGCTTTGCAATGGTTCATTCGCCCTCTGTCTCGCCTTGGTGTCCCGGTGTCTGAAGTCATACTTACTCTCCTGCTTTCATTAAGATTCATCAATCTAGTGTTTGATGAG GTCCGCAATGTGGCTTTAGGAATTATATCTCGCAGGATAAGATGGAAAGAGTTGACGACGCTAGAGACAATTGATG TTTTCTTCTCATATATTCGTCGGATCTTCAAAAATATTTACAGCCATGCAGAACAGATATCCCAG GCAATGATCGTGAGAGGATTTCGAGGAGACTGTGATTCTCACAAAGTACTCTTGACGGCTGGCGCATCTACATTGATAGCTAACATTGTTTCTCTATTTTGTCTTGTTGGTCTAATAGGTGCTACAACTTTGTCCAGATAG
- the LOC140830716 gene encoding BI1-like protein, with amino-acid sequence MYGYAGVSSGDSGMKGGGVDLESGEMLYPGIGYGENQLRWGFIRKVYGILAAQIVLTTAVSAVTVLYSPINDLLRGNSALLLFLLFTPFVLLWPLFVYQQKHPLNFIFLGLFTASLSVTVGVSSANTEGRIVLEALILTSAVVSALTGYTFWASKKGKDFSFMGPILFTSLFVLVLTGFIQMFFPFGSTSVAIYSAMGAIIFSGYIVYDTDNLIKRFTYDEYIWASVTLYLDVLNLFLTILRMLRQGDN; translated from the exons ATGTACGGCTACGCTGGCGTGAGCAGCGGAGACAGCGGAATGAAGGGCGGCGGCGTCGACCTGGAATCCGGCGAGATGCTGTATCCTGGCATCGGGTATGGCGAGAATCAGCTGCGATGGGGATTCATACGCAAAGTCTACGGTATCTTGGCCGCGCAGATCGTCCTCACCACTGCCGTATCCGCCGTCACTGTTTTATACTCGCCAATTAATGATCTTCTCCGTGGCAATTCCGCCTTATTGCTTTTTCTCCTCTTCACACCCTTCGTCT TGTTGTGGCCCTTGTTCGTGTATCAACAAAAGCACCCATTGAACTTCATTTTCCTCGGACTTTTCACTGCTTCCTTGAGTGTCACAGTTGGTGTTAGCTCTGCCAATACCGAAG GAAGAATAGTGCTTGAAGCCTTAATCTTGACATCAGCAGTAGTTTCAGCTCTGACTGGATACACTTTCTGGGCTTCAAAGAAGGGCAAAGACTTCAGCTTTATGGGACCAATCTTGTTTACTAGCCTTTTCGTCTTGGTTTTGACTGGTTTCATTCAG ATGTTCTTCCCATTTGGATCAACCTCTGTTGCCATCTACAGTGCAATGGGTGCCATAATTTTCTCAGGATATATAGTTTACGATACTGACAATTTGATCAAACGCTTCACATATGATGAATATATCTGGGCATCTGTCACCCTTTATCTGGACGTCCTCAACTTGTTCCTTACCATTCTGCGGATGCTAAGGCAGGGAGACAACTGA